The stretch of DNA GACTTTATCCGGCGTTAGTCGCGATGCTGCTGGCAACAACGGCGTATATTACGTTGTTCCAGCGGACGCTTCTGACAAATATTCGGGCGACAGTTATGACGAACTTGCTGTACGTGTACAACTGGTTCGAGATTGGTCACGGTCAAAGTTATTTTGACCGTTTTAATGGGGAGTCACCTTTTACACATTTATGGTCGCTGTCGATTGAAGGTCAATATTACTTATTCTGGCCGTTGGTTATCATCTTTTTGTTGTTAGTCTTTAAGAAACGAACCCACATTTTCGTTATCATGATGGTAGCGGCATTGCTGTCAGCTTTGGCGATGGCGTTATTGTATGATCCAGCTAATACTAACCGGGTCTATTATGGGACGGATACGCGGATGTTCGCGATCTTGATTGGTTCGGGGCTCGCCTTTATCTGGCCATCACGTGAATTGCCACAAGATGTTAACGTTGGTAATCAGTGGGCACTAGATATTTTGGGTGGCGGTTCTTTAATCGCGTTGATCGTGATGTTCTTCCAGATGTCTGGTCAATCGGCCTTTACTTATCGTGGTGGGATGTTAATCTTCACAATCCTATCTGGGGTATTGGTTGCCACCGTGGCCCATCCAGCTAGTCATATGAATCGCGTGTTAACGAATCCGGTCTTTACTTATATTGGGCAACGAAGCTATGGGATTTATTTGTACCAATTTCCAGTGATGATTTTTTATGAAACTAAAGTGCATAACATCGGCGATCATCCGTTGGTTAACAGTTTAATCGAAGTCGCGTTAATTATGTTAGTGACGGAACTCAGCTATCGCTTTATCGAAAATCCGCTGCGTCACTATGATTACGGTCAGTTGTTGACGGATATTCGTCACTTTGTTCGGACACCTCACTTCAATCGGGTCACGGGAACCATGGCTAGTTTAGCCACTGTTCTCTTTGTAATCACGGCAGTCGGGTTTGTGCAACAGCCTAGCAAGGCGTCGAGCAAGCAAAAGTCTGCGATTCAGGATACGATTACGAAGAATACCAAGACGGTTAAAAAGCAAAATACCGCAGCTTTGAAACGACAAAAAGCGGCCGAAAAAGCCGCTGCCGAGTCTAAGCAAGTTGCGACGGATAAGTTGAAGACTAAGCAAGCTTATGATCGGTTGTCAGAGGCGCAAAAGAAAGTTGCTAATGATTACAAATTGACTCCACAAGTGGCTTTAGCCATGAATAGCACACCGTTAACTGCGGTCGGAGACTCCGTTTTGTTAGATGTTTCTAGCGATTTACAACAAGTGATTCCTGGGACTACCGTTCAAGGTAAAGTTGGTCGGCAAGTTTCTGAAGTGCCGGGAATTATTAGTTCGTTAAAATCCCAAGGACAATTAGCACATAATGTGTTAGTTAATATTGGGACTAACGGTACGATTACCGGGGCAC from Lactiplantibacillus brownii encodes:
- a CDS encoding acyltransferase family protein, producing the protein MNENLQGVNMSRTMRRMNRQKMHPRRYITGFDGIRTLAVLGVIIYHLMPASLQGGYLGVPIFFVVSGYLITDILLQEWESHSAIHLWNFYARRLRRLYPALVAMLLATTAYITLFQRTLLTNIRATVMTNLLYVYNWFEIGHGQSYFDRFNGESPFTHLWSLSIEGQYYLFWPLVIIFLLLVFKKRTHIFVIMMVAALLSALAMALLYDPANTNRVYYGTDTRMFAILIGSGLAFIWPSRELPQDVNVGNQWALDILGGGSLIALIVMFFQMSGQSAFTYRGGMLIFTILSGVLVATVAHPASHMNRVLTNPVFTYIGQRSYGIYLYQFPVMIFYETKVHNIGDHPLVNSLIEVALIMLVTELSYRFIENPLRHYDYGQLLTDIRHFVRTPHFNRVTGTMASLATVLFVITAVGFVQQPSKASSKQKSAIQDTITKNTKTVKKQNTAALKRQKAAEKAAAESKQVATDKLKTKQAYDRLSEAQKKVANDYKLTPQVALAMNSTPLTAVGDSVLLDVSSDLQQVIPGTTVQGKVGRQVSEVPGIISSLKSQGQLAHNVLVNIGTNGTITGAQADQVVNAIGSDHQIFWVTAHVPTQSWQNQVNRQINATSKKYSNVHVVDWYTEALNQSSWFASDNVHPNPTGNKKLTALIANQIAKVNNN